In Spodoptera frugiperda isolate SF20-4 chromosome 4, AGI-APGP_CSIRO_Sfru_2.0, whole genome shotgun sequence, a single window of DNA contains:
- the LOC118272904 gene encoding longitudinals lacking protein, isoforms A/B/D/L: MYLCFACGGCSGPEDVSFTRIGGLTWDQWSARLALPFAGMRVPAPSLPPTVGEPSFTCADCGRVYKLKSSLRNHQKWECGKEPQFQCPYCVYRAKQKMHIARHMERMHREVHIKPEQYIKQDNVDACT; the protein is encoded by the exons aTGTATTTATGTTTTGCTT GCGGCGGCTGCAGCGGTCCTGAAGACGTGTCTTTCACTAGGATCGGAGGACTCACATGGGACCAGTGGTCGGCTCGCCTTGCGCTGCCTTTCGCTGGTATGAGGGTCCCGGCGCCGTCCCTACCTCCGACTGTTGGCGAACCGAGCTTCACTTGCGCGGACTGTGGCAGAGTCTACAAACTGAAATCATCACTGCGAAATCACCAGAAGTGGGAGTGTGGCAAAGAGCCCCAGTTCCAGTGCCCCTACTGCGTGTATCGTGCTAAGCAGAAGATGCACATTGCTCGCCACATGGAACGCATGCACCGCGAGGTACACATCAAACCCGAGCAGTACATTAAGCAGGACAACGTGGACGCCTGCACATAG
- the LOC118272907 gene encoding longitudinals lacking protein isoform X2, giving the protein MDDDQQFCLRWNNHQSTLVSVFDTLLEKGMHVDCTLAAEGQTLKAHKVVLSACSPYFESVLSQQYDKHPIIILKDVKYAELRAMMDYMYRGEVNISQDQLAALLKAAESLQIKGLSDNKPSRPPSRPAQAVAAHPPRAPSPPPQVRDGSIDSREGSVSPTRRRKKARRMSSEIPPVPIPPPNDNAQGNGEDAAPCKEELQRDGVEDLTLDEETDDQPAVAHNDVVRNFQWHMERSQDDLMNSSDSARESQGQNPTLRHSIVTRSKKVDETTTLAILKTVKSPPPPPVSTTEETKENKKLENKSPKPVTPKPSPKVSPKASPDSSPERGERGGKTSPYNILPPASARLECAQYKTEKGYRCPKCQRCYNARKNLVRHVTLECGREPQYKCPYCAYSKHRRNELKKHIDKKHPDQPSLGPK; this is encoded by the exons ATGGACGACGACCAACAGTTCTGCCTGAGGTGGAACAACCATCAGTCTACACTGGTGTCTGTTTTCGACACTCTTCTTGAGAAGGGGATGCACGTGGACTGCACCCTGGCTGCTGAAGGACAGACGCTCAAGGCGCACAAAGTAGTCCTCTCGGCGTGCAGTCCCTATTTCGAG AGTGTACTATCACAGCAGTATGATAAGCATCCAATAATTATCCTCAAAGATGTCAAATACGCTGAGTTGAGAGCAATGATGGATTATATGTATCGCGGTGAGGTCAACATATCTCAAGACCAGTTGGCCGCACTGCTAAAAGCTGCAGAGTCCCTACAGATCAAAGGGCTCTCAGACAACAAGCCCTCGAGGCCACCGTCGCGCCCCGCGCAGGCTGTCGCTGCACACCCGCCTCGAGCTCCCTCACCTCCTCCACAG gtCCGAGATGGTAGTATAGACAGTCGTGAAGGATCAGTCAGTCCAACACGACGTCGGAAGAAAGCGCGTCGCATGTCCAGTGAAATTCCGCCCGTACCTATTCCACCACCCAACGACAACGCCCAGGGAAACGGAGAGGACGCCGCACCCTGCAAGGAAGAACTGCAGCGGGACGGCGTCGAGGACCTCACGCTAGACGAGGAGACTGATGACCAGCCCGCCGTGGCACACAACGACGTTGTACGCA ATTTCCAATGGCATATGGAACGATCTCAAGACGACCTGATGAACTCGAGTGACAGCGCGCGAGAGTCGCAAG gTCAAAATCCAACGCTGCGACATAGTATCGTGACTCGTAGTAAAAAAGTAGACGAAACCACAACACTAGCGATATTGAAAACAGTAAAGTCACCCCCGCCACCGCCGGTCAGCACGACCGAGGAGacgaaagaaaacaaaaagttgGAAAATAAATCTCCCAAGCCGGTAACGCCGAAGCCTTCGCCCAAGGTGTCGCCCAAGGCGTCGCCCGACAGCTCGCCGGAGCGCGGCGAGCGCGGCGGCAAGACGTCGCCCTACAACATCCTGCCGCCGGCCAGCGCGCGGCTGGAGTGCGCGCAGTACAAGACTGAGAAGGGCTACCGCTGCCCCAAGTGCCAGCGCTGCTACAACGCGCGCAAGAACCTGGTGCGCCACGTGACGCTGGAGTGCGGCCGCGAGCCGCAGTACAAGTGCCCGTACTGCGCCTACAGCAAGCACCGCCGCAACGAGCTCAAGAAGCACATCGACAAGAAGCACCCCGACCAGCCCTCGCTCGGTCCCAAGTGA
- the LOC118272907 gene encoding longitudinals lacking protein isoform X1 → MDDDQQFCLRWNNHQSTLVSVFDTLLEKGMHVDCTLAAEGQTLKAHKVVLSACSPYFESVLSQQYDKHPIIILKDVKYAELRAMMDYMYRGEVNISQDQLAALLKAAESLQIKGLSDNKPSRPPSRPAQAVAAHPPRAPSPPPQVRDGSIDSREGSVSPTRRRKKARRMSSEIPPVPIPPPNDNAQGNGEDAAPCKEELQRDGVEDLTLDEETDDQPAVAHNDVVRNFQWHMERSQDDLMNSSDSARESQELHKDSHLPSALLSLLSVQQAQSQSLVSLVPSCIQVTNIMKPSATKDLAPYPSPLHIPKLPLDTLNSIPENIKAHLLQQAFMQNNNTVTPNMDYKLPIKQDDTESDAEYDDTDDIVLPEESDTFYDSNGGFPGNSGGIHGDDGFDTKPDMKGHWKRDGNSSDDASRQFECKHCGKKYRWKSTLRRHENVECGGKAPSHQCPYCSYKAKQRGNLGVHIRKHHNNEWYIYASNKVRRNKKTSI, encoded by the exons ATGGACGACGACCAACAGTTCTGCCTGAGGTGGAACAACCATCAGTCTACACTGGTGTCTGTTTTCGACACTCTTCTTGAGAAGGGGATGCACGTGGACTGCACCCTGGCTGCTGAAGGACAGACGCTCAAGGCGCACAAAGTAGTCCTCTCGGCGTGCAGTCCCTATTTCGAG AGTGTACTATCACAGCAGTATGATAAGCATCCAATAATTATCCTCAAAGATGTCAAATACGCTGAGTTGAGAGCAATGATGGATTATATGTATCGCGGTGAGGTCAACATATCTCAAGACCAGTTGGCCGCACTGCTAAAAGCTGCAGAGTCCCTACAGATCAAAGGGCTCTCAGACAACAAGCCCTCGAGGCCACCGTCGCGCCCCGCGCAGGCTGTCGCTGCACACCCGCCTCGAGCTCCCTCACCTCCTCCACAG gtCCGAGATGGTAGTATAGACAGTCGTGAAGGATCAGTCAGTCCAACACGACGTCGGAAGAAAGCGCGTCGCATGTCCAGTGAAATTCCGCCCGTACCTATTCCACCACCCAACGACAACGCCCAGGGAAACGGAGAGGACGCCGCACCCTGCAAGGAAGAACTGCAGCGGGACGGCGTCGAGGACCTCACGCTAGACGAGGAGACTGATGACCAGCCCGCCGTGGCACACAACGACGTTGTACGCA ATTTCCAATGGCATATGGAACGATCTCAAGACGACCTGATGAACTCGAGTGACAGCGCGCGAGAGTCGCAAG AATTACACAAGGATAGCCACCTGCCGTCGGCTCTGCTGTCCTTGCTGTCAGTACAGCAGGCACAGTCGCAGTCGCTGGTGTCGCTGGTGCCGTCCTGCATCCAGGTCACTAACATCATGAAGCCCTCCGCCACTAAAGACCTTGCGCCCTATCCCTCGCCGCTGCACATACCCAAGCTGCCATTAGATACGCTCAATTCGATCCCGGAGAATATTAAAGCGCATCTTTTGCAGCAAGCTTTTATGCAAAACAACAATACTGTCACACCAAACATGGACTATAAGCTACCCATCAAGCAGGACGATACAGAGTCTGACGCGGAGTACGATGACACGGACGACATAGTACTGCCCGAAGAGTCGGACACGTTCTACGACAGCAACGGCGGGTTCCCCGGCAACTCTGGCGGCATTCACGGCGACGACGGCTTCGACACCAAACCAGACATGAAAGGACACTGGAAGAGAGACGGAAACAGTTCGGACGACGCGAGCCGACAGTTCGAATGTAAGCATTGCGGTAAGAAGTATCGCTGGAAGTCCACCCTGCGCCGCCACGAGAACGTGGAGTGTGGCGGCAAGGCCCCATCCCACCAATGTCCCTACTGCTCCTACAAGGCCAAGCAGCGGGGCAACCTAGGCGTACACATAAGGAAGCACCACAACAACGAGTGGTACATATACGCCAGCAACAAAGTGAGGCGGAATAAAAAAACCTCCATTTAG